A stretch of DNA from Paramisgurnus dabryanus chromosome 19, PD_genome_1.1, whole genome shotgun sequence:
taaaaaaatctaaatttaacGAGGGACCTTGACTGCTGATTATGGTCAAAACACACAGGCTTATCAATTTCATGTACGTTTCATCCACTGAAGGTTCCCAAAGTAGTAACTTTAAAACAAAGTAGTGACTATAAAGTCACAGCGACAATACGATATTAAAGCCTAATCACCTTTCCCGAAACGTACAACAACGTTGTTCATAATTAAAAAGCATGCATATACAATTTCAGTGCCCAAAATTCAAAACTCAGTGCCTACCACCGTTGCCAAGTTCAGAGTGACAGCGTGGCGCGACGAACCCGGTGTATCGTCGTCGCGTGACTGATGGTCCACTTATCAGCAGGTTTACACTTCGGACCTAGTGACTGTCAACCGCCATCCCTTCACGTTACCTGCCGATGTCAGatattaggtaacttccccctTGGAACGCTATCTCGTACAAAATATCCGTGACGTGCTGCCGTAATCCGATTATAAAGGAGAATGTGGAAGTAGCCACAGGTTTTAAGTTTTGGGCTACTGGCTCAGGTTTGTATGCACTTGCAGTGTTTTGAGTTCCGCGGTGAGGTGAGCAGGAAGAGGGCGGGACTTCTTCTTCATCTTTTACTGGATTTGATAGCAGGTCGCGAACAGGGCGGCGATTCAAAATGATTGACGTTTAGAAAAGCCAATGATGTTACGTTATTCAGGTAATTTCAGGTAAGcgatttaaaaacattaatggtctGTTATGCAGCATAGCTGAGATATCCGTTAAATActaaatatatgtattttttcatgcatttcattttaaatagcgtgaaaaatatggttttaaaaagtaaaaaagtatgtttcGAATTGTTAGCTTAAAGAAGCATGCTATCCTAAGGAACCATCCTAAATCGTGGTCAGTTCGTGAAAGTTTGAAGCACTGTCTGCTACCCAAGACTGTTGCTTCATCTTCATGCCTCAACGTGACCATATACAGTGCTCACAGTTGCCTGTACAATATTTGCTTCTTCTATATGAATTGTGGGTGTATGCATGACAATGTTTAATTCATCGCTGAATTGTTGCTTTGAATGCATATGCatgagaattaaaaaaaaatgttgcatGACCTGAAATAAAAAACCTGAGAGAAAACCTCTCTAACGTCACAAGGGGAGGAGCTACACTCCCAGGCTTTTGTCCCACTTTTGTTCTTTCTTAAGGTTAGACTACTGGGTAGATTTGAGGCAGTCCTTTGAATGCAATGATTTAATTTATGTAATTGTGCAAACCTAATCAAACAGAACACAAGGGATACTTGTGATTTTGTAGATGATTAATGAGTTTCAACAGAGACGTGTTATCATCCTCATACAGCGGAGTTTGATGTAGAAATGTTTATACAGGTAACTTAAAAGACAAACACCCATCTCTTATGCAGTGCACACAAGTTTTTTTTCTAGCCCATAAGGCTCGGTCCAGTTTTTAAACCCAGCAGAGACTTGAAGGCAAGAAGAGCTCAAACATTAATATGTAATGCTTTTTGATCACATTACATTAGAACACTATTCATAAAACATCTGCTGCTAGGCTTTGTGTCCAGTGAAAGACAAATAATAATGAAAGTTTTTCTTTATTGCAAGGACCGCAgaagattaaaaaaatgtaatacattCATCCTCCATTCACCTCACACTGCTATCATTTATGTATGTTGCTAGACAAATCTACTCTTTTGCATGTCGTCCCAGTGTTGCCCTAACAACAAAGGTTTTCACTTGTTGCCAACACCCTCTGACACTGAAAAGGGATTCCTCCCATGAGAGGAATGCACCAAACCACGGAGCTTTTAAAAGCGAGTCAAATAGACAGATTCACAAGGCACTGTATAGTGGTTGCTGTTTGGTATAAGTGAAGTTATGTCATGTTAGCTCTAGGAAAAGTCTCAAAGTCTGTCAGCACAGAGTAGTTTTTGTAAGCCTATGTTTACACTGTGTTAAGCTAGTGCAACATACAGAATATGTGTAAGGTGCTTTCTCTGGTACGGCTAAAATAAATCTATAGAAGCAGTCATTTCTGCAATGCATTTTTGCCTATTTGAATACTtcacattatttattattctatTGTTGAAAAATTGTAAACCCTTAAATGTAGGCTTACTTCTCTAGTTAGAGAGCTTCTCAGGTTTAGATTAATCTTTCCCACATAAGACAGTAGACACATAAGACACATTAAACAGTCTGTAATCTGAAACTACACTACATATCTGAGCTAGACACATCTAAACCAGAGATGTTTTAACTAGAGTACTTCCTAACAAATCCGAGCAAATTTACTCTTCCGAAATGGCCCCACCTGCTGGTTGTTTCTCGGAATTGCACAAGCTATTGTGTGCAGCAGCCACAGGCGAGCATCATGCAAATTTGGAATTGACTTTGTATATAAATGTAGGCCACTATAAAACCAACTTGCTTATGTAAGGCATATGacgaataataataattaaaataaaacactgcaccTTTAGTGCTAGAACGTCCCAACAAAACATCTAAACAGTATAACACCTAAAGTGTTTAAAAGCCTAATaatgacatttaattaatttaatttaattaagtgGTTAAAATACATGGACAAACATAATAAATTGTAATTGTATTATTGCGCTACAGGGCTAAGTTTAAATAACACGTCTTTTTAAATTGCAGTTTAATAAGACTGATTGCATTTTAGATTAGATATTATTTATGTTGTAATAGATGAGCCACTGGTTCTTCTGTGGCTTTCAAAATATTCGCATTTAGCAAACTTTCAAAACGCATGCGGTGCATCAGCGACGTAGCGAAAGCACCCTGCTTTACATTTATGGAAAATAGTGGCATCTTATAAGCTTATAGTTATAAGTtgtaaaacaacacttaatCAAAAAGAGAGGTTGTAAATATAAGAAAGGTTATACATATAAATAGTGTTATCCGTGTTAAATCTcttaaaaatatgaacaaacctTGAACAGGCGTTAAAGTAACCATGAATATCAACTGTGACTACCGAGACGACAGCGACATCTGGTGATGAGTTGGAGAATTGTTAGACGCAGAGTTATATTATGTGAAGAAACCTACTCTTTGTTAGCtgctatataaaaatattttacgtTCATGTGAACCTTTGTATTCTTTATCATGGATGCCTTTATAGTTAAAGTGCGTGTTTATaaagaatttgtatttttttctgttatGATGGATGTTTAGGATGTGTTGCAGTATTTGTCAAATGCCTTGTTGCCCTTGTCACACAATCATTCGTTCATTAGCAACCCTAAAAGTCTAAGTTCATTGGTCAGCTGGTTGGCTCTCTTGTTTTTGGCCCTGGAGCAATTGTGTTAGGAAGCTACATATGTGTAATTTTCTTTGCTTTCATGGTGGTATAATAATTTGTTAGATTGTTAGAGGCACTCGCTGAATCACTTATACAGTTTCACATACATGGCTCCTAGACTTAGAAACGCTGACTCAactaaaaataacttgcactaatatatcttaaaatatcCCAATGCTATTGATTTGTAGATACATACAAAGATACATACCTGTAATGTCTAAGGCATATATAAGATGCTGAAaattcttaatttaactaaggcctagtcctggctttagctaagcttCGTCTATGAAACCAAGTCataatggggtggtttcccggacagaatttatcctagtcccagattaaaatgtacatttgagctgttttaatttcaaaacaccttgcactgatATATTAGTACTATTGTTTGGTTTCAAGATGCataccagtattgttttttgtaaagttttttgTAAActatttaaagaggacatttaacagaacttttttaagatgtcaaataaatctttgctgtCCCCAAAGTATGTTTATGAAATTCTTCTGaaatttattatatcatgttaaaatggccactttgtaggtgtgaggaaaaatgtgccgtttttgggagtgtccttttaaatgcaaatgagctgatcactgcactaaatagcagtgccgtggttggatattgcagattaaggggtatTATCcccattctgacatcacaaggggagccaaatttcaattacctattttttccacatggttgaagagaatggtttaccaaaactaagttactgggttgttctttgtcacattttctaggttgatagaagcactggggacacaataatagcacttaaacatgtaaaaatgtgagattttcatgatatgtcccctttaaatgtcctaaattaactaaggcctagttctggattaatctaaaccctgtctgggaaaccgccccaatgtAGTCACCAGCataatttatagcattttgtaTTAGTCAATAATCAGAATACACATCATCTTCATAATTTACTTTACTCGGACAATTTACAATCAAGCAAATACATATGctaatacataaaaataatagGAAGTAAATAAAAGAGGATAAACTGCTGTTATTTTGTATGCTGTTTTAGTCTAATGCAGTATATTCTGTGCTCTTTACAGTCTCCTCTGAGTCTTCTACTGTTTCAAACATGTAGTCATTGACTTGAGTCCTGCGAGAGAAATAAAGATAATAATCCATCTTTTTCCAAGTCCATATGCACTTCTATTGTCTATTGTGATTATTTAGCCAAGCATggaaacacacaaaacaaacaagaaCATCAAGGACACTTTTTgtaatagtaaatattaaagttctACAGTTATGTTAATCATTTCAATATTATTAATACAGAATAGGCCTATTAACAAAGTGTCCTGTAGGCTAATTACAGAATACGACGATTTATAGGCTACAGAtcaatataggctactaaataTTAAAGTAGCCTATACCAGTCTTTATCATGTGGGACTTATTCGATTAATTTAATGAAACAGTTTGTTTCAAACCGTTTACCTGTCTTTTGGAGATGACAGTTCAGCTGTACGTGCGTTCACGGGGTCAATAGTAAATGTGTTCCGTCTCCCGAACCTTTGCGGCAATGTCGCTGAGGGTCCAGTGCTTGAGCGCGCACATATAGTGCACGAGCGGCCGAACCGCTGTGGCAGGTTAATGATGTTGGACTTGGGCGCCCGGTCACTTGAGCTCGCCTGGCCATCCCGCCCGAAGCGCATCGGCAGGGTCGCGTACTTATAAGATTGTGACACAATTGGGTGAAGTCGGACGATGGTGGGAGAGCTCACGCGACCACTGGTTGGGGCAACATTGAGAGTAAAGTCCTCTATATCCAGACTGCGTGGAATCTCTTGAgtattctttaaaaacaaaaaagcagAAGTAGACAAAGTATATAAACTTTTAACTTGAATAAAACATGATAAAACATTGCTTAGATTGTAAGGCATGCACATCTTTGATACACCATAACTTCCCACCTACTAAGTAAAGGAAACATCTGAAAAGAGACCGTAAAGAGATTTGACTTACCCTTGGAAACTCTCCCCATGTAAATCTATGTGGACCACTGTTACTTGGAAGTGGCCATTTAAGAGCTGTAACCTCTCTCAGCATTAGACTGCTAAGGATGCCAAAGGCTAATGAAAAGAGAATGCAGTATGACATCTTACAATCTTTCACCAAAGTCCTCGCGCATCACAGGGTTTTTATACATCTAGACATGTGCTAATAAACATACCCACAATGACATTCCATATAGGCTGCTGCACTCACAgtatttcatatttaatatattaacaAACAGAGCACCCACCTTTATTCATTCACTAATGAACTTCTTGAGTGTTTCGTAGCAACAGAAGGACACAACCACCTGACAAAGAATCCAATGTGCTTACCAATCATGCCTTTTCAGTTTCTTTACATTGTCTATGATATGACGATATGgagattattttttaaagtggacTTCCTTACATATCAATAAAACATTTGCTTTTAGTATTGTAATGTTCAAAATAACATGTTAACTAATGTGAACAAACAGATCCTTACTGTTAAGTGATGGCAACGATTTTGGCCTAGCTGTGGTGGCTGATCTTTGAAGCTTcattcactctaaaaaatgctgggataCTTTCAACGCAGCcttgggtcaaaaatggacaaacCCAGCTATTGGGGTAATTTAAACCAGAAAAAGTGTATacttgacccaacaatgggttaaagcAGAATTTGGGtttgaaattttgtttgggtttgtccctttttgacccacaatgaaaataacccagcatttttttgaaatgtgttgaAATATTGGTGTTTAAAgtcttaaaggtgccatagaatgtaaagctttatttacctaggcatagatgaataatatgAGGTCtctacatggtaatgacatgtCGTG
This window harbors:
- the npvf gene encoding pro-FMRFamide-related neuropeptide VF, which produces MSYCILFSLAFGILSSLMLREVTALKWPLPSNSGPHRFTWGEFPRNTQEIPRSLDIEDFTLNVAPTSGRVSSPTIVRLHPIVSQSYKYATLPMRFGRDGQASSSDRAPKSNIINLPQRFGRSCTICARSSTGPSATLPQRFGRRNTFTIDPVNARTAELSSPKDRTQVNDYMFETVEDSEETVKSTEYTALD